The following proteins come from a genomic window of Elusimicrobiota bacterium:
- the nth gene encoding endonuclease III, with product MPSMAPDVPRLLAALHRLYDGADCALRHRNAFELLVATILSAQCTDERVNKVTPALFRRYPTPAKMARAPLNDLEELIRSTGFFRQKAKSLSVTAQRLATDHRGEVPRTLEALLALRGVARKTANVVLGNAYGIASGVVVDTHVGRLSRRLGLTRHTDPVKIEKDLTKKIPTADWIWFSHALITHGRALCLARRPRCGDCPLRALCPSAGNV from the coding sequence ATGCCGTCCATGGCCCCCGACGTTCCCCGCCTGCTGGCCGCGCTGCACCGCCTCTACGACGGGGCGGACTGCGCCCTCCGACACCGGAACGCCTTCGAACTGCTCGTCGCCACGATCCTCTCGGCCCAATGCACGGACGAGCGCGTGAACAAGGTGACTCCCGCCCTCTTCCGCCGATACCCAACCCCCGCAAAAATGGCGAGAGCGCCGCTGAATGACCTGGAGGAGCTCATCCGCTCCACGGGGTTTTTCCGACAAAAAGCCAAATCCCTTTCGGTCACGGCCCAGCGCCTTGCGACGGACCACCGTGGGGAAGTGCCCCGCACCCTGGAGGCCCTGCTGGCGCTGCGGGGCGTCGCCCGCAAGACGGCCAACGTGGTCCTGGGGAACGCTTACGGCATCGCCTCCGGCGTGGTGGTCGACACCCACGTGGGACGGTTGTCACGCCGCCTGGGGCTGACCCGACACACCGACCCCGTCAAAATCGAAAAAGATTTGACAAAGAAAATCCCGACGGCGGACTGGATCTGGTTTTCGCACGCCCTCATCACGCACGGGCGAGCGCTCTGCCTCGCCCGGCGGCCCCGCTGCGGGGACTGCCCGTTGCGGGCCCTCTGCCCCTCGGCGGGGAACGTGTAG
- a CDS encoding threonine--tRNA ligase produces MSQQTTGTLNREDYLYKLRHSTTHVMAQAVQDLFPGTKLTIGPPVDDGFYYDFDSEHRFTPEDLEKIEKRMRAIVEGNHPFAMSTHNAGESRAFWEKRGEKYKVEIIDDLKEPTVTHCSHDAFVDLCRGHHVDTTRDIRHFKLTKIAGAYWRGDEKRERLQRIYGTAWPSEQELKDYLTRLEEAKKRDHRELGPRLGLFSIEHDEGGSGLIYWLPKGTATRRIIEDTLKDYLTAHGYDFVCTPHVARSTLWKTSGHLDYYRDNMYPAMDLENQEFLLKPMNCPGHILIYKSTLHSYRELPLRYAEFGTVYRFERSGVLHGLMRVRGFTQDDAHIFCRPDQVEGEVVEILKIITDILAMFGFKDYDIKLSTRPEKYSGTLEGWAQAEGALRKALETVGLAYTIDPGEGVFYGPKIDLKIKDSLGRQWQCSTVQVDFNNPQRFNITYRDEKGGETQVFMIHRALLGSLERFFGVLIEHYAGAFPLWLAPVQATVLPISEKFQGYADEVLAELKKAGLRATVNDAADKIGAKIREATVQKIPYMLVVGGREAETRAVSLRTRDGKDLGPRPLAEAIPFLRDEVQRRA; encoded by the coding sequence ATGTCCCAACAAACGACCGGCACGCTCAATCGGGAAGATTACCTTTACAAGCTCCGCCATTCCACGACCCACGTCATGGCCCAGGCGGTCCAGGACTTGTTTCCCGGCACCAAATTGACCATCGGCCCGCCGGTGGACGACGGGTTCTATTACGATTTCGACTCGGAACACCGCTTCACCCCCGAGGACCTCGAAAAAATCGAAAAACGCATGCGCGCCATTGTCGAGGGCAACCACCCGTTCGCCATGAGCACCCACAACGCCGGCGAATCCCGGGCCTTCTGGGAAAAGCGGGGGGAGAAATACAAAGTCGAAATCATCGACGACCTCAAAGAACCCACCGTCACCCATTGTTCCCACGACGCTTTCGTCGATCTTTGCCGCGGGCACCACGTCGACACCACCCGGGACATCCGCCACTTCAAACTGACCAAAATCGCCGGCGCCTACTGGCGGGGGGATGAAAAACGCGAACGTCTCCAGCGCATCTACGGCACCGCCTGGCCGTCCGAACAGGAATTGAAGGATTACCTCACTCGTCTCGAAGAAGCCAAAAAACGGGACCACCGGGAATTGGGCCCCCGCCTCGGTCTCTTCTCCATCGAACACGACGAAGGCGGGTCCGGTTTGATTTACTGGCTCCCCAAGGGCACCGCCACCCGACGCATCATCGAAGACACGCTCAAGGACTACCTCACCGCCCACGGCTACGACTTCGTTTGCACCCCGCACGTGGCGCGATCGACCCTTTGGAAAACCTCGGGCCATCTGGATTATTACCGGGACAACATGTACCCCGCCATGGATTTGGAGAACCAGGAGTTCCTCCTCAAACCCATGAACTGCCCGGGCCACATCCTGATTTACAAATCCACCCTCCACTCCTACCGGGAACTGCCGCTCCGCTACGCCGAATTCGGCACCGTCTACCGGTTCGAACGCAGTGGCGTTCTGCACGGCCTCATGCGCGTGCGCGGGTTCACGCAAGACGACGCGCACATCTTTTGCCGCCCCGACCAGGTGGAGGGGGAAGTGGTCGAAATCCTTAAAATCATCACCGACATCCTGGCGATGTTCGGCTTTAAGGATTACGACATCAAATTGTCCACCCGGCCCGAAAAATACTCCGGCACCCTCGAAGGCTGGGCCCAGGCCGAGGGGGCCCTGCGCAAGGCGCTCGAGACCGTGGGGCTCGCTTACACCATCGACCCGGGCGAAGGGGTGTTCTACGGCCCCAAAATCGATTTAAAGATCAAGGATTCTCTTGGCCGCCAGTGGCAATGCTCCACCGTCCAAGTCGATTTCAACAACCCGCAGCGGTTCAACATCACCTACCGCGATGAAAAAGGCGGGGAAACCCAGGTCTTCATGATCCACCGGGCGCTGTTGGGCTCCCTGGAGCGTTTTTTCGGGGTCCTGATCGAGCATTACGCCGGGGCCTTCCCGCTGTGGCTCGCCCCCGTGCAAGCGACGGTGCTGCCCATCTCCGAAAAGTTCCAGGGCTACGCCGACGAGGTCTTGGCCGAATTAAAAAAGGCCGGTCTGCGCGCGACGGTCAACGACGCGGCCGACAAAATCGGCGCCAAGATCCGCGAAGCCACGGTTCAAAAAATCCCTTACATGCTCGTCGTCGGCGGCCGCGAGGCCGAAACGCGCGCCGTGTCCCTGCGCACCCGCGACGGCAAGGACCTCGGCCCCCGGCCCCTGGCCGAAGCCATCCCCTTTTTGCGCGACGAAGTTCAGCGCCGCGCCTAA
- a CDS encoding transglutaminase family protein — MNPAGSRQEFARLIRLNADRLDLARAALLVAAEEYPLLDPRPYLDRLDKWAYRVVETLGGGRGDPLATVAALNHVLFDEERLRGNIKDYYDPRNSFVNEVMDRRLGIPISLSLVYLEVARRADLPVAGVGLPGHFIVGVKTPARTVFVDPFHEGAVLTEKDCAGRVAKIFGGRMALRPEHLEPVSPQSVLVRLLNNLKNIYVESRSHAKAHAVIDKLVLLTPDDWAIVRDRGLVRFNMKQFKSALADLESYLNNTAEAPDRSAILKLSKSIARTIEKKG, encoded by the coding sequence GTGAACCCCGCCGGCTCCCGCCAAGAATTCGCGCGCCTCATCCGCCTCAACGCGGACCGGCTTGATTTGGCCCGGGCGGCCCTGCTTGTCGCCGCGGAGGAATACCCGCTCCTCGACCCCCGGCCTTACCTCGACCGCCTGGACAAATGGGCTTACCGCGTCGTGGAAACCCTGGGCGGCGGCCGGGGCGATCCCCTCGCCACCGTGGCGGCCTTGAACCATGTCCTTTTCGACGAGGAGCGCCTCCGCGGCAACATCAAGGATTACTACGACCCCCGCAACAGTTTCGTCAACGAGGTGATGGACCGCCGCCTGGGCATCCCGATTTCGCTGTCGCTGGTTTATTTGGAAGTGGCCCGGCGCGCGGACCTGCCGGTGGCGGGGGTGGGCCTGCCGGGGCATTTCATCGTGGGCGTGAAAACGCCGGCCCGCACGGTGTTCGTGGACCCGTTCCACGAGGGCGCGGTGTTGACGGAGAAAGATTGCGCCGGGCGTGTGGCGAAGATTTTCGGGGGGCGGATGGCCCTGCGGCCGGAACACCTGGAGCCGGTGTCGCCCCAGTCGGTCCTGGTGCGCCTTTTGAACAACCTCAAAAACATCTACGTGGAATCGCGCTCCCACGCCAAGGCCCACGCGGTGATCGACAAATTGGTCCTGTTGACGCCCGACGATTGGGCCATCGTCCGCGACCGCGGGCTCGTCCGCTTCAACATGAAACAGTTCAAGAGCGCCCTGGCGGACTTGGAGTCCTACCTCAACAACACCGCCGAAGCGCCCGACCGTTCCGCCATTCTCAAGCTCTCCAAATCCATCGCCCGCACCATCGAAAAAAAAGGCTGA
- a CDS encoding peroxiredoxin, protein MSDVVRVGQTVPDFELEIFDPKKNEFGKMALADLKKQGKWTVLVFYPADYTFVCPTELADVADQYAELQAAGAEVISVSTDTKFVHLAWQREEKLLKDVKYPMGADTTGKVSRLFGVYDEASGLALRGTFIINPDGKLASSEVNFYNVGRSAAELLRKTQANAHLAKNPNEVCPANWSKGGKTLKNPGAAMVGRVAEALK, encoded by the coding sequence ATGAGCGACGTCGTTCGAGTGGGTCAAACGGTTCCGGATTTCGAGTTGGAGATTTTCGATCCCAAGAAAAACGAGTTCGGGAAAATGGCCTTGGCGGATCTGAAAAAACAAGGCAAGTGGACCGTCTTGGTGTTCTACCCCGCCGACTACACCTTCGTCTGCCCGACCGAATTGGCCGACGTGGCCGACCAGTACGCCGAATTGCAGGCCGCCGGGGCGGAAGTGATCTCGGTGTCCACCGACACCAAGTTCGTGCACCTCGCCTGGCAGCGCGAGGAGAAACTCCTGAAAGACGTGAAATACCCCATGGGCGCGGACACCACCGGCAAGGTCTCCCGCCTCTTCGGCGTGTACGACGAAGCCTCGGGCCTCGCCCTGCGCGGCACCTTCATCATCAATCCCGACGGTAAGTTGGCGTCGAGCGAGGTAAACTTTTACAACGTCGGCCGCAGCGCGGCGGAACTCCTCCGCAAAACCCAGGCCAACGCCCACCTCGCCAAGAACCCCAACGAAGTCTGCCCGGCGAACTGGTCCAAGGGCGGGAAAACGCTCAAGAACCCCGGCGCCGCCATGGTCGGCCGCGTCGCGGAAGCCTTGAAGTAA
- a CDS encoding HAD family phosphatase has translation MLKAIIFDCDGVIADSEHLHFSLFQKVLAEVGVPLTQKEYVDHYLAMDDKGCYRALFAAHNKPLTDSEMHRLIARKTDLYKKTAAQSLVILPGVVEFVMAVSQKYPLAMASGALRDEVKLMIGAAGIDSFFDVVVAAEDVVNGKPAPDAYLKALAGLNAKHPDRRIQPGECLVVEDSKHGLLSARAAGMKCVAVTTTYAAEELSAADKVVPVLTAVRVKDLEALFA, from the coding sequence GTGCTTAAAGCGATTATCTTCGACTGCGACGGCGTCATCGCCGATTCGGAACACCTGCATTTTTCCCTGTTTCAAAAAGTGTTGGCCGAAGTGGGCGTGCCGCTCACCCAAAAAGAATACGTGGACCACTACCTCGCCATGGACGACAAGGGCTGTTACCGCGCCCTCTTCGCCGCCCACAACAAACCGCTGACCGACTCGGAAATGCACCGCCTCATCGCCCGCAAAACCGACCTTTACAAAAAGACCGCCGCCCAGAGCCTGGTGATCCTGCCGGGCGTGGTGGAGTTCGTCATGGCGGTCTCCCAAAAATACCCGTTGGCCATGGCCTCGGGCGCCCTGCGCGACGAGGTCAAGCTCATGATCGGGGCCGCCGGCATCGACTCCTTTTTCGACGTGGTCGTCGCCGCGGAGGACGTCGTGAACGGCAAACCCGCTCCCGACGCCTATCTCAAAGCGCTCGCGGGGCTCAACGCCAAACACCCCGACCGGCGCATTCAGCCCGGGGAATGCCTGGTGGTGGAAGATTCCAAACACGGCCTGTTGTCGGCGCGCGCCGCCGGCATGAAGTGCGTGGCCGTGACGACCACCTACGCCGCCGAGGAGTTGTCGGCCGCCGACAAAGTGGTGCCCGTGCTCACGGCCGTGCGGGTGAAGGATTTGGAGGCCCTCTTCGCGTGA
- a CDS encoding NUDIX hydrolase — translation MPKTWWRAWADDIRHCRRCGGKLFWKPVRAEGRRRYVCERCDRVSYQNPKIVAATLPERKGKIFLLRRAIEPARGLWTFPAGFMELAETVEEAARRETREEICCRVRLFDAPRVYSYEDAAVVTIVHRARVEGRAPRPGVESLEVRAFAPRDIPWEQLAFRSTFHALRDWARGL, via the coding sequence CTGCCCAAAACCTGGTGGCGCGCCTGGGCGGACGACATCCGCCACTGCCGGCGTTGCGGGGGAAAGTTGTTTTGGAAACCGGTGCGGGCGGAAGGGCGGCGGCGCTACGTTTGCGAGCGTTGCGATCGCGTCTCTTACCAAAACCCCAAGATCGTGGCGGCCACCCTGCCCGAACGGAAGGGAAAAATTTTCCTGCTGCGCCGCGCCATCGAACCGGCGCGGGGCCTGTGGACCTTCCCGGCCGGGTTCATGGAGCTGGCGGAAACCGTGGAAGAGGCCGCCCGAAGGGAGACCCGCGAGGAAATTTGCTGCCGCGTGCGGCTTTTCGACGCGCCCCGCGTTTACTCCTACGAGGACGCCGCGGTCGTGACCATTGTCCACCGGGCCCGGGTGGAGGGGCGGGCGCCCCGGCCGGGGGTGGAATCGCTGGAGGTCCGCGCCTTCGCCCCCCGGGACATCCCCTGGGAACAGCTCGCCTTCCGCAGCACTTTTCACGCCCTGCGCGACTGGGCGCGGGGCCTTTGA
- the lexA gene encoding repressor LexA, whose protein sequence is MEPLTERQNQIYQFVQQQIQSRGFPPTVREIARHFRVFPKAVQDHLAALERKGVLRRVQERARGLVLEARGLVTASLRLPILGRVPAGVPLEAIADVEDYLAVDEAMAKRANFVLRVKGDSMAPMLLDSDMVLVQHTPVADNGDIVVATVDDGESTVKRLRRGGREYFLEPINPAYPILRGNIAVVGKVTSLIRTFF, encoded by the coding sequence ATGGAACCTTTAACCGAACGTCAAAACCAAATCTATCAGTTCGTCCAGCAACAAATCCAGTCCCGGGGCTTTCCCCCCACCGTGCGCGAGATCGCCCGTCATTTCCGCGTGTTCCCCAAGGCGGTGCAGGACCACCTGGCCGCCCTGGAGCGAAAAGGCGTGTTGCGGCGGGTGCAGGAGCGCGCGCGGGGCCTGGTGCTCGAAGCCCGGGGGTTGGTCACGGCCAGCCTGAGGCTGCCCATTTTGGGACGCGTGCCCGCGGGCGTGCCGCTCGAGGCCATCGCCGACGTTGAGGACTACCTCGCGGTGGACGAAGCCATGGCCAAACGCGCCAATTTCGTCCTGCGGGTCAAAGGCGACAGCATGGCGCCGATGCTCTTGGACAGCGACATGGTGCTGGTGCAACACACGCCGGTGGCCGACAACGGCGACATCGTGGTCGCCACCGTGGACGACGGCGAATCCACCGTCAAACGCCTCCGGCGCGGCGGGCGCGAATACTTTTTGGAACCCATCAACCCCGCCTACCCGATCCTGCGCGGGAACATCGCGGTGGTCGGAAAAGTCACCAGCCTGATTCGAACTTTTTTCTAA
- the queF gene encoding NADPH-dependent 7-cyano-7-deazaguanine reductase QueF gives MQRPRAYTQTHARSGVDAALPTIDVFENQYPGYSIALAFPEFTSVCPKTGLPDFGTITIRYQPNRWCLETKSLKLYLNAFRNLGIFTENVVNRVLASVVKDARPVWTEVEGRFASRGGIEARITARHGRVR, from the coding sequence ATTCAACGACCGCGCGCGTACACGCAAACCCACGCCCGGTCCGGCGTCGACGCCGCCTTGCCGACGATCGATGTGTTTGAAAATCAGTACCCCGGCTACAGCATCGCGCTGGCCTTCCCGGAATTCACCTCCGTGTGCCCGAAAACGGGTTTACCCGATTTCGGTACCATCACGATTCGATACCAACCGAACCGTTGGTGCCTTGAGACGAAGTCCTTGAAACTCTATTTGAACGCGTTTCGGAATCTGGGCATCTTCACGGAGAATGTGGTGAACCGGGTTTTGGCGTCCGTGGTCAAAGACGCCCGGCCCGTTTGGACGGAGGTGGAAGGCCGGTTCGCTTCACGGGGCGGCATTGAAGCCCGCATCACCGCCCGGCACGGCCGCGTTCGTTGA
- a CDS encoding cob(I)yrinic acid a,c-diamide adenosyltransferase has product MKIYTKVGDGGNTFLLDGVRVRKNHPRVKAYGDVDELNGVLGLTAALGTDATLRAILLDVQRELFVLGADLSAPRRGGHAPRNVPRITADNIARLEREIDRLSEDLPPLRHFILPGGSPAGASLHVARTVARRAERSLTPLLQSDPTLREAQIYINRLSDYLFVLARWVNRRARRAEREWKGPE; this is encoded by the coding sequence ATGAAAATCTACACCAAGGTGGGCGACGGCGGCAACACGTTTTTGCTCGATGGGGTCCGGGTCCGGAAAAACCATCCCCGGGTCAAGGCCTACGGGGACGTGGACGAACTGAACGGCGTGTTGGGTTTGACCGCGGCCTTGGGGACCGACGCGACTCTGCGCGCGATCCTGTTGGACGTCCAGCGGGAACTGTTCGTTTTGGGCGCGGACCTCTCGGCGCCGCGCCGGGGCGGTCACGCCCCCCGAAACGTGCCGCGGATCACCGCCGACAACATCGCCCGGCTCGAACGGGAAATCGACCGCCTTTCCGAAGACCTCCCCCCCCTGCGTCATTTTATCCTGCCGGGCGGATCGCCCGCGGGGGCGTCCCTTCACGTGGCGCGCACCGTGGCCCGACGGGCGGAACGGTCGCTCACCCCCCTTTTGCAAAGCGACCCCACCCTGCGGGAGGCCCAGATCTACATCAACCGCCTGTCGGATTACCTGTTTGTGTTGGCGCGGTGGGTCAACCGCCGCGCGCGACGCGCGGAACGGGAATGGAAAGGGCCGGAATAA
- the dnaA gene encoding chromosomal replication initiator protein DnaA — MVEPKPTSTNPMSSADEAAPAAGAGDARLVPAYLFEEFVVGAHNRFPHAAALAVSENLGKAYNPLFIYGPVGIGKTHLMQAVGHRVLQRAPNTRVLYVTAQQFMTEVIELLQAGKLQTLRERYRALDLLLVDDIQFLATSEATQEEFFHTFNDLHASGKQIIMTSDRPPKMLTTLEDRLRSRFEWGLIADVKPTNLETRMAILRKKELHLKGLHLPDEIILYIATRLKSNVRELEGFLRRIQAYTQLNAQEITLPLVQEILKELLPPEDWTDEGGKTPAPAEIASPPPASFSQDIEEATEEKNPASPPPAEQVRVPPPPPPGGGGGPPPPGGGPPPPPPLEIKAPPPPEVPAEPMAIPELPDGLGEEAPPPQTPKIVHPARAPFTPAPIVRPAQPPRVESGPTPKPTLPTMMPGKPTPLPGSSGPMPSAVPSLRPGGLSGGPPPMAPRQPMPPVKPPSPPGAAPPPMGPGVSVPGALSPNAAAIPVAFFFPQSQEKELDRMRKKFEEIIKKHKLKFTLHSAVESPYPLDASLNYDDFLSKCTEAQVSIAIVLGPPPESAIQETVFFNQLQEALDKNRVSLQMVPWDELGKDYRFLNLALDITLLRIKQKKP; from the coding sequence TTGGTCGAACCCAAGCCCACGTCCACGAACCCGATGAGCTCCGCCGATGAAGCCGCGCCGGCGGCCGGGGCGGGCGACGCCCGTTTGGTGCCGGCGTACCTGTTCGAGGAATTCGTCGTCGGCGCCCACAACCGTTTCCCGCACGCGGCGGCCCTGGCCGTCTCGGAAAACCTCGGAAAGGCCTACAACCCCCTGTTCATCTACGGCCCCGTCGGAATCGGCAAAACCCACCTGATGCAAGCGGTGGGCCACCGCGTCCTCCAGCGGGCCCCCAACACCCGCGTTCTCTACGTCACCGCCCAACAATTCATGACCGAAGTCATCGAACTCCTTCAGGCGGGGAAACTTCAAACCCTGCGCGAACGCTACCGCGCCCTCGATCTGCTGTTGGTGGACGACATCCAATTCCTGGCCACTTCCGAGGCCACCCAGGAGGAGTTCTTTCACACCTTCAACGATCTGCACGCCAGCGGCAAACAGATCATCATGACGTCGGACCGCCCTCCCAAAATGCTCACCACGCTGGAGGACCGCCTGCGCAGCCGTTTTGAATGGGGTCTTATCGCGGACGTGAAACCCACCAATTTGGAAACCCGCATGGCCATTCTGCGGAAAAAAGAGCTTCATCTGAAAGGTCTTCACCTTCCGGACGAAATCATTTTGTACATCGCCACCCGCCTCAAATCGAACGTGCGCGAATTGGAGGGTTTTCTTCGGCGCATACAGGCCTACACCCAATTGAACGCCCAGGAAATCACCTTGCCTCTGGTCCAGGAAATCCTCAAGGAACTGTTGCCTCCGGAGGATTGGACCGACGAAGGGGGAAAAACACCGGCCCCGGCCGAGATCGCGTCGCCGCCCCCCGCCTCGTTTTCGCAGGACATTGAAGAGGCCACGGAGGAAAAGAACCCCGCCTCCCCGCCCCCCGCGGAACAGGTCCGCGTTCCACCCCCCCCCCCCCCGGGGGGGGGGGGGGGCCCCCCCCCCCCGGGGGGGGGCCCCCCGCCTCCGCCGCCCCTGGAGATCAAAGCGCCCCCGCCCCCGGAGGTGCCGGCGGAACCCATGGCCATTCCGGAATTGCCCGATGGTCTCGGGGAAGAAGCCCCGCCCCCCCAAACGCCCAAGATTGTCCATCCGGCCAGGGCGCCGTTCACCCCGGCGCCCATTGTAAGACCGGCACAACCGCCGCGCGTGGAAAGCGGTCCGACACCCAAACCGACTCTTCCAACGATGATGCCGGGCAAGCCCACGCCCTTGCCCGGATCGTCGGGCCCGATGCCGTCCGCTGTGCCTTCACTGCGCCCCGGCGGCCTGAGCGGGGGCCCCCCCCCCATGGCCCCGCGACAGCCCATGCCGCCCGTCAAACCGCCCTCACCGCCGGGCGCGGCCCCCCCGCCGATGGGCCCCGGCGTTTCCGTCCCGGGCGCGCTGTCGCCAAACGCGGCGGCCATCCCCGTCGCCTTTTTCTTTCCCCAAAGCCAGGAAAAAGAACTCGACCGCATGCGCAAAAAATTTGAGGAAATAATTAAGAAACACAAACTCAAATTCACCCTTCATTCCGCCGTGGAGTCGCCTTACCCCCTGGACGCCTCCTTGAACTACGACGACTTCCTTTCCAAATGCACCGAGGCCCAGGTGTCCATCGCCATCGTTCTCGGCCCACCACCGGAAAGCGCCATTCAAGAAACCGTCTTTTTCAACCAACTGCAGGAGGCTCTGGACAAGAACCGGGTCTCCCTTCAAATGGTGCCCTGGGACGAATTGGGGAAGGATTACCGGTTTTTAAACCTCGCCCTCGACATCACCCTGCTGCGCATCAAACAAAAGAAACCATAA
- a CDS encoding FAD-dependent oxidoreductase: MPTEIEDIGTERPQVLVIGGGFAGAAAAARLAEGGLAVTLLEERPILGGRATSFKDGVTKQDVDNGQHLFLGAYRDTQAFLKRLGVLDRLRFEKNIAVTFINRAGRRSRLAPRLLPGRLGLLLGVFLFRELRLIDKLSLLWGLLRARPPRGEAASSQTVSRWLSALHQTPGARRAFWDPLCYAALNERPDRASAAAFAAALKEGFLASGSASGLGHSTLPLGRLWTVELAEYLKRRGGRVAARLKATRLHIEGDRVTAVDVEGEPPVRVDAVVLATPVRESWDLLPDSLKNRHPLLAQAEASPILAINLWFSRSPFEAPFVALLDMDLQWLFNREALWGPAGRGQISAVLSAARAHEQRPNEELIALALADLRRAFPRFTEDPRHATVLWERRATPSPTPAFWAARPPIATPLTNLVLAGDWTDVGLPPTIEAACRSGHRAAEELLRTVQHTPEAARA; this comes from the coding sequence ATGCCAACGGAAATTGAAGACATCGGAACCGAACGTCCCCAGGTCCTCGTGATCGGGGGGGGCTTCGCCGGCGCGGCCGCGGCGGCCCGCCTGGCGGAAGGCGGTCTCGCGGTGACGCTCCTCGAGGAGCGGCCCATTCTCGGCGGTCGCGCCACCTCGTTCAAAGACGGGGTAACCAAACAGGACGTCGACAACGGCCAACACCTCTTTCTCGGGGCCTACCGCGACACGCAGGCGTTTTTGAAACGCTTGGGGGTCCTGGACCGCCTGCGGTTCGAAAAAAACATCGCCGTGACGTTCATCAACCGCGCCGGCCGTCGTTCGCGGCTCGCGCCGCGCCTTTTGCCCGGCCGCCTGGGCCTTCTCTTGGGTGTGTTCCTTTTCCGCGAACTGCGTTTAATAGACAAGCTTTCCCTCCTCTGGGGCCTGTTGCGGGCCCGTCCGCCCCGGGGGGAGGCCGCCTCGAGTCAAACCGTTTCCCGTTGGCTGTCGGCACTCCACCAAACGCCGGGGGCCCGCCGCGCTTTTTGGGATCCCTTGTGCTACGCCGCGCTCAACGAACGCCCCGACCGGGCCTCCGCCGCCGCCTTCGCCGCGGCCCTCAAGGAAGGCTTTCTCGCCTCCGGAAGCGCCAGCGGCTTGGGCCACAGCACCCTGCCTTTGGGGCGATTGTGGACGGTGGAACTGGCGGAGTATTTGAAACGCCGGGGGGGCCGCGTGGCCGCCCGTCTAAAAGCCACGCGCTTGCACATCGAAGGCGATCGTGTCACGGCCGTCGACGTGGAAGGCGAACCGCCCGTGCGGGTCGACGCCGTGGTCCTGGCCACCCCGGTCCGGGAAAGCTGGGACCTGTTGCCGGACTCCCTCAAAAACCGACACCCCCTTTTGGCCCAGGCCGAAGCCTCGCCCATTTTGGCCATCAACCTCTGGTTCTCCCGGTCGCCCTTCGAAGCCCCCTTCGTGGCGCTTTTGGACATGGACCTCCAATGGCTTTTTAACCGCGAGGCCCTGTGGGGACCGGCCGGCCGGGGACAAATCAGCGCCGTTCTTAGCGCGGCGCGAGCGCACGAACAACGCCCCAACGAGGAGTTGATCGCCCTGGCCCTGGCCGACCTGCGGCGCGCCTTCCCCCGTTTCACCGAAGACCCGCGACACGCCACCGTGCTTTGGGAGCGTCGCGCCACACCGTCGCCCACGCCGGCCTTTTGGGCCGCGCGGCCGCCCATCGCCACACCGCTGACCAACTTGGTTTTGGCGGGGGACTGGACCGACGTCGGCCTGCCGCCGACCATCGAAGCCGCCTGTCGCAGCGGTCACCGGGCGGCGGAAGAGTTGCTCCGCACCGTCCAACACACCCCGGAAGCCGCCCGTGCTTAA
- a CDS encoding DUF309 domain-containing protein, with protein sequence MDPRHREAVARFNRGDYFEAHDAWEEIWNEAPEAERGFYQGLIQVTTALHHMTLGNMRGAKLLHGSAHELLSPYGDFHGGVDLKTLRARFDAALGEILKRPLESLAGRGRPDLFKIPLTAERRFHIELR encoded by the coding sequence GTGGACCCGCGCCACCGCGAAGCCGTCGCGCGCTTCAACCGCGGCGACTATTTCGAGGCCCACGACGCCTGGGAAGAAATTTGGAACGAAGCCCCGGAGGCGGAGCGGGGGTTTTACCAGGGCCTCATCCAGGTGACCACGGCGCTCCACCACATGACCCTCGGCAACATGCGGGGGGCCAAACTCCTGCACGGATCGGCCCACGAGCTCCTTTCGCCCTACGGCGATTTCCACGGGGGGGTGGATCTCAAAACCCTGCGCGCCCGGTTCGACGCCGCCCTGGGCGAAATCCTCAAACGACCGTTGGAGTCCCTGGCCGGTCGCGGCCGGCCGGATCTTTTTAAAATCCCGCTCACGGCGGAAAGGCGGTTCCACATTGAGCTTCGTTGA